The genomic region GTTCGTgtgtttaatttatactaatataaaattttttctaattgtatattagtttttcttcttaaagTTTGTGTTGTAAGTAATTATATGTGCACAAATACTACAAACTACAATATGGTGACGAGTAATTAATAGACAAAGTTGGGAAATGAAATTGTTGAGCAATTTTATTGGGTTTCGTTAATTATTTAGAAGCTAGATGCTTCATAGCCCAAAAGTCCAAAGTCATAAAAAGTATTAGACTAGGCCCATAAATGGTAACATGAAACTGATCCATCAAAACTATGAAAAGAACTGAAAGGGAATTCCGTGAATATCCAATGGTCATCACAATGCAATTTCAGTTGGAAGTGGAGGATAGGTCCATTGGGCCTACTATTCTTTGTGTTCAGGATTCAAATAAAAGCAGCAGTACCCATCAATCACATGTATGTTTTGACGGTGATAGAGGACAGAGATTGAAATTAATCAGAGAcagtgtgtgtgcagtgtagAGTGTAGAGTGGTGGTGACTGATAACAAGAAACGACCTATTCTTAAACTACTTTATCAACTCCTGCAACCCTTTTTCACCCATTTGGTAACCCTTTCCATTTTTGGCTAACACATAGCTCCCTCTTAcctcttttctttcctttttcctttctcttgaaaaaaaaaatattgaaaattaattagactCCAAATAAAGGAGTTAATCatcaattaaaagaaataatatgaatattatttaatttaatcaccTTAATCCTATGAtcaacataataaatacaGCATTATAAGCTGTAAAAATTGGCAACTGCAGTTGGAGCAGTAAAGCGTAAAGTGTAACCCCTTCTTTTCGTCTCATATTTGGAATCTCATTCGTCACCATATCAGAAAATCAAAAATCTCCAAacatagagagagaaaaaggggAGATACACAAAAACTGAGAGGTTAGTTTGGGAGGGGAAATCAGAAATGGCTCGTGGGAAGATCCAGatcaagaaaatagagaaCCAGACCAACAGGCAGGTGACCTACTCCAAGAGAAGAAATGGGCTGTTCAAGAAAGCTCATGAGCTCACTGTTCTTTGTGATGCAAAGGTTTCAATCCTCATGATCTCCAGCACTCAGAAGCTTCACGAATACATCAGCCCCACCATCACGTACCTACCTACATCTCCATCTTCTCATCACAATTATTTCACTACTGTTCATACACTTGAGATCAAATCAAATCTTGGGGATTCCTTGTTTCAGGACAAAGCAGTTGTTTGATCAGTACCAGACGGCTGCCACAGTTGATCTCTGGAACTCCCACTACGAggtgtttttttctttttaattttttgaggtTTTCTTATGTggtaataatgaaattaatatgaaattgtgCAGAAAATGCAACAACACTTGAAGAAACTAAAGGAGGTTAACAGGAATCTGAGGAGGGAGATTAGGtatgtaaattaattacttacACTGTTAATTAactctgaaaatgaaaattcactggtttatttaatttaattaatttaatgaatcaAAAGGCAAAGGATGGGAGAGAGCTTGAACGATCTGGGGTACGGTGAAATGGTTAATCTTATTGAAGACATGGACAACTCTCTGAGGTTGATTCGCGACAGAAaggttttcaattttcatctcTCTTCATTTCCCATATAAGATTTTCATCAACTCGACCTAGCTAGGGTTTCCAGTTAtcttattacatttttaattctttgttcttggttcaaaatttaaattaattaatcaatagggtaatatttataactataaaatcaataattctTTGTAAGCaccattattaatttattcaacaaTACTGACTAATTATGAGAAGGAAAACGAATCGAGAAGAAGCTAATTAATTCCTGATAATTAAGATTGAAAATATCATCAAGAACTTGGGAGTTTgggaaattatcaattttccaaggtaaaatcaattatcaaaattatattgtattacatacattttaattactttttggaGAACTTTCtgtttagtttatatataatttaagaatgTGTAGATGTTTTTGTTAAGGTTAGTTCTGCAGTACTgagttaataattaatgcaCGGTAAGGAAAAGCCTATTACGTACagatttattcaaataaaccaaaaaagacTGCAACTTAATTAGTTTCTGTTGGCTCAAGCTCATGATCagtacatttatatatataatgtctTAAACCGGCCAATTAATGGTAAGAaagctacatatatatatattacactttCTATTATTCTACCATTACTATCTCCATCTATAATACACTTCATCTAATGCAACAGTACAAGGTTATCGGCAACCAGATCGACACGAGCAAGAAGAAGGTATGTATGATACGTGCATGCTGACATGATGTTCCTATATACgtaattttatctttctatTTGGTCCATTTCCTGTCATTCaaatttgtttgtctttcttttattgatttgCAGTTAAGGAATGTCGAAGAAATACACAGAAACCTAGCTCTTGAATTTGTATGAACCCTTTTCTATGCAtaattttcttcccttttcttAAGGGAAAcataaatacacacacaaacacaatcACACACAGACAGAATTTGTCTGAATTAATTCACTATTTTATCCGGTGGTAGGATGCAAGACAGGAGGATCCACAGTATGGATTAGTCGAAAATGAAGGTGATTACAATTCTGTCCTTGGATTTCCAAATGGAGGGCCACGGATCATTGCCCTCCGCCTCCCTCCCAATCACCACCCTCATCATCACCACCATCCTACGCTTCATAGCGGAGGAGGAGCCTCAGACCTCACCACATTTGCTTTGCTCGAGTAAACCTTGTcgcataaataatatatattgttcatGTTCTACAAGGAGATTGAAAAACGAAACGTGTGTTTGATGTCGTGTTTCATGTTTTCATGATGTATGACTACGACTATATATGGAGTGTTATCTATTTGCGCTGTCTGGAATGTAAGAAAATTCTATGTCTTGTGTGAGGTAATTTCAGGGTTTTATGTTATTGGTGTCATACTCATTTAGTGTTACGTGGTAAACTATTAGTACACAATGTttctatgaaaatttaatgttCATTTTGATTGCTGGCAGAGAAGTATGTGCTTGCTGGTAAAGAAAACTCCGGATTGAAATTtccattacaaaattttattttattttttattttatttaatatatattttatgtgtataattttttttaaaataaaaaatatatggtaagtatatattaaatacaatataatttgtaaCGGGCGAAAATCCACTATGAAATGGAGTGCAGTTTTAGGCAATAGGCCCAAAGCTTTATAGCTGAAAATTGGACAGTCCAGTTGGTTCTTGAGTGGACTTTACTGTAGGAAAAGACGCACTCGCATCCAATAACCCCCGGAAAGGTCTAGAGTTCCATTTATATTCCATTGTCCAAACTTCCTCCATCTCTATATTGCACTATTGCAAATTTGCACtacacaattaaattaaatacctaaattatccaattagatagatatatttgattaaattatctaTGATATTCTAGGTGGGAGTAACGAATTGAAAATCtcaatttaatcattttcGACTTGATTCAATTCTATGTAaactttatgattttattcCAAAAACGTTTCTTGCTAAAAAGAGAATGTCGTAGGATTTATAAGCtactcaaaattttcatctacAACCAGCGTGACCCAGTGcctacattattaattttcagaCAAAGGGTTTGAGTCAGACACGTGACTTTGTTGTCACAAACTCACAAATAGTATCAACAAATGATGAAAAGTGCAACATGACTGGTATCATATTGCACATTATAatccaatttgattttatatgaCTCTTACAGTTTGTCACACattattagagaaaaaaaaaattataaagtcaTTTAAATTTGTCATTTGCGACCTACATAGAATGCACCTAGCCATGAAGTTCATTGATACAATTTCCCATTGTAAATTGAgcaaatttctgaattttggCCTTGGGACTTGCataagtcaaataaaataatatatccaaatttaaatatgatcaGAAATCTGATCCAAGGAAaagttatatatgtatggtcaaacgttttatttttttttctcctgaACGTGCAAGTGGGGCTGTCCAATGTGAATTTTCAGTTAATTATTACATCGtgttttcatttaatcaaagTTGCATTTGTATAAGGTAGCAAACTTAAAACCTCGAAATCTCCCACTAAATAAAGCCAATAACGTACGGTGTTTCACTAATACAAACATGTCGAATGCTTACCTAAACAAGATTAAGCCATCGGTTTCTTCccataattatttgttgttgtaCAAACTGTCGAGGAATAACGAAACAATAAAAACATAAGCAATTAACGAGCATGGTATATTAAGATTCAAATAAAAACCCTAAACAATTGttgaacaaaattattaataaaaaattacactcttaacaatgaataattatattatttttttaataaaaaaattgcaatttaataaTAAGGGATATGATGagattagaaaattatagtaattaaaaaaaataaataatttgtggtGAAACATAGGGCAGACGAGGTTCATGTGGATGAAAGTTGGAGGATGATATGCTGTTCTTATCTTACATACCTGCATGATGCCGACATCTCATATGAAATCCACCTTAAAGATTCTACCAAAATACttaataatgattataatatCACGCAAATCTTGGCCCTCAAAAAGCCTCAtttgtcttcttcttcttctgctccctcctaaattattttaatttatttaaaaacaattacatttacaccctccaatctataatttatttatactaatcaTTCATgtcttttaaaaagttatacacacatccacaaaaaaataatatcacttACACAAATCGGtcctattttttaagaaattactcATACACCCCACATAAACGTTAACAACATTGCACAAATTGTTCCTGTTTTTTGACTATCATATTGGGtggtttttgaaattaaataaaagacaCGAGTGATTTATGCAAATAGACAaatgtatcaatttatttatatttttcccaaatatattaaaattataaattcttcTTCCAATTCCTCGAGATTTTACACATGCCaacaattttctaatttttaactaCACAAATTTCctattttttctcctttttctccCAAGAAGTGCTCCAAATACAACTAATTAACTTCTTAAAAACCacttaattattcaaatagaACTTAATTATTGATTGTAAGTACGATTTTCCTTTGATTTAGTATCCATAAAATGCGATTATGTGCTGGAAAGCAACAATGAGCAGCAAGATGAGtgaaattaaagtaattaaaaaaatggataattacGTTGCCTTCCACAAACCTCCTTAATGATTCTTCCatcagtcaaaattcattgaacttattgatattagcaaaaacattgaatgaaaatttatatgtgcccctaattgacttattactgatatattacaaatcaaacaatttttttctaatcaaaccaccttatacatcttcacactcTAAAGTATGTACATTGTCACtcatataaaagtattttattttgaaataaattatttgacctgcaataagtgaGTATTAAGTCAATTGAaggtaaatataaacatttattttatatttttactatattaacaaattcaataaattttggctaacgaataaattaatttatcaaacataAATAAACATTTGGTGCagtgaatataatttttccaattataaaaactttttcataattatatcaatttttaaaggACAGAAAGTGTAACTATCccacttttaaaaaaaaaaaatgggggcCCATGTACAAACGTTTGAGCACAATATTAAACTTTTCGTTTTTAAAAGGTTGCTTGAGCACACCTTCCTGGAAAAAAGTGGGAATATGTGAGGGATTTTAAGCAAATAAACTAGCCCTATAGgctataactattattttttaattctttgtcCTTTTGCAGAATAATGTCATGCGTGATGTAATGTCCATTAACTATTGTATTAATTCTTGTAACCatactattaatttaataattatattattttttagcaaTCCGATATGAGCCACATGGTGACCACGTTTGACTCAATTAACGTTTTGGTTATCTTCAAACTTCTATTTCTTGACTTTGTACAATTCGAGTTAATTAAGGCCACAACCATTTGTccttttaacatatatatatatatatatatatatatatataaaataaaacctcttgattttattgcctctagtttcatttttttccacCCTTATAagtatcttataaatatttgtccGTACGATAATGattttaataagaaatatCGAGGTTAGGATTATCAGTTAATGAAGATCAGAATAATCAGTgatttaattctaatataataacaagaacttatttaaaatttataaggtAGTATCACTGTCATCGAGAAACTAtctgataattaaattagtgaCATCAAAGTGAGTGTTGCtggaaatataaaaacatGCATTCTAGTATGGATACATTTGtattaactacaacatttataaatgactcgaaattttgatttataaggATTATTCTAATAAAGCccataaattttgataagttaaaaatggaaaaggtGAATAAATACATGAATTTTGAAGATGcgaaaaatatgaataatgaagataattttatcttataaatgttatttaaTGTCCAACctataggaataattatatttaaactccctcatttatagtttatttatataaataactcATGATTTTTCGATAATTGCAAAATCATCAATGATAGTTAAAAAAAGTAGGACAGTTCGAGTAATGATCGATGTTGATGTATTTTACaggtgtatatgtaattatccaaaagatAAGAATAATTGTAAATCTAATTATCCCTAAAGCATTGCAATAACTCCTCTAAATAAGTACAACTTCCTACTCATTAGCAAAAATTCACAGTAAAATCTAATTTACTTAGCACAGATTAAGCAACAACTTATTAGTAATGATGATATGACATTGTGGATTGAACAGTGGATCCCATTATCGGGAATTCTGgaatttgttgtttatttgAAAGCGTGAAAAGTGATGAAGAGTTATTGAGAGCCCATAAGCTGACAAGCACAATTAGATATAGCCCCATACCCACTACCCCACTCCCCACAAATCCACATTCCTCCCCATttcatctctctctcacacaacACACAAACAATTCTCCAACAAAAATGCGTTgtaatgtgtgtgtatatatattctatcACCAAAAATTTGTTCATACAAGAGttgttttatattacatatattatattacacttattatgtaactaatcatttcttttaagattttatttcaatcaCATGATGTTTTATATGACCGATGCAGGTTTGATCAGATATGATTCGACCAAAATTCTCTAATTTGTATTTGACtgtatatacaattattaaataaaattgaaaagaaaattaaatgattcaCCATTGcacttgtaaaaataataatttaagttacGAATAGCACCAGAAATGAAGGGTGTAACGTTCTTAGGAGGAATAATGTTCTTATACGAGATTTTGTGTTCGAACTTTGAACGTGTATACATATTAAGTGTGTGATACATATTAAGTatgtgaattaaaaataaataaataaatgactgAAGTAACATATAAGGTTGTCATTCAAAAGATCTCCCAATCAATACCTAAAAGAAAAAGCATTATTGTAAAGGGAAAACAAATCGGGTGATGCTACgaataattaaactttattGGGTCCTCTagatttgaataattttaataataattatttaaaaaaaagaactaaagaaAGTTGTAGAACAAGTGAAATATTATAAGCCTGATGTGGAGGTGACGTGGCATTGCTTGTCCCTTCCTTTTGGCTtctaaaacttaaaaaatataaacaaagaTAAAGTGTATCAACATcctttaaaactaaaatttttaactatttcaaaataaatatatttaatgaatttgtaattgtaattatgagtaattttttattttaaaagtaaatttttacaaGTACGTCAtctaaagtaaattacattaacacccCTCCATCAATGCAGTTCTCgcaattataaaagtataaaatacaGAACTAATTGATTCTTGTTAATTAAGCTGACATGCATTGCCCAAATATCAACTTAAACAAACTTCAATGCatttttggtgtttttattttttaatttttcatgatagcACTTTGGTCCTAAATCctcttaattttcataatttcagtCTTTTTACGCCGGAGTTCAAAGACAAAAACATTgttctaaaaagttaaaacatgaatatatttaatgaatatatttaatgaatttgtaattgtaaaaacatttcaaaataaatatatttaatgaatttgtaattgtaattatgagtaattttttattttaaaagtaaatttttacaaGTACGTCAtctaaagtaaattacattaacacccCTCCATCAATGCAGTTCTCgcaattataaaagtataaaatacaGAACTAATTGATTCTTGTTAATTAAGCTGCATTGCCCTGCCCAAATATCAACTTAAACAAACTTCAATGCatttttggtgtttttattttttaatttttcatgatagcACTTTGGTCCTAAATCctcttaattttcataatttcagtCTTTTTACGCCGGAGTTCAAAGACAAAAACATTgttctaaaaagttaaaacatgaaaatatcaaataatttaaattacagaaGCAAAGATACATTTACACACTTAAAGATGCATCAATTGTCACAAGCTCTTGCACTATTTACTTGTCccttttattttgtgaattgaaatatatttggaaGAATTGGATGTGCATAAGTGGGTGGTGTGTGAGGTGAAAAGAGGATGATGTGGGGTTATATTTGTATGTGAAAAGGGCATAATGTGGGGTTCTATTTCTCATAACACTTTAGACCCACAACTTatacttttccattttctacAAATATTTCTGCATCAAGGTTTGAAATTGGGAcccttgaaaaaaaaaaaaagaagaagaagaatttctATATTCCAAGTAACCAGGAACTCACAattactagaaaaaaaaaaatcatctcaAAATTCTTTACAATCAATTCTAGGatatttagcataattacgaatgcctcttattgttggaaaaattaccaatacgttaatcaaatttcataatatgtttttattaattttttttttcatagtgaTATTAAGGTATGTTGGAGATTTTTCTaaacttgtaataaatttatctaaaaaaatttaaaatggagGCCTATTTTAgacgattttatttttattgggaGTTTATTCAGtcaaattatacattttaaggTAGTAAGAAAAGATTGAGTTCCCACTTCCAACCATCATTATTTGCTTGTGTTGTTGGCTACAAAACTTTTCTTTCACCgcccaaatttttatttcacattcTACGACCATTTGGAGgaattatatttggatttgataaaagatttgaaaaattgatatcGAATTACTCCatgttaaaagaaattaaaatatataaatgttcagtaaaatataattcaaattttaaaattatccaaataaattttaaggatGTGTTACTTAGATGCAGTTGGACAAGAAAttggaatgaaaattaattataggatgaaaatattatatttatgattaaatattatagtaataaattacatgataaaataattaagttggtgggaGTGAGCACAAAAATATCAGAGAGTTGGAGTCATTAAAATGGCATCCAAAGTACATGTGGTTTGATGcacctaataaaataatatttgatgctGCAATTCATCCTTTCTACTAATAGTAACTTGTATTAATAAACTACTTTCCAATTTCAacgcctctctctctctctctcttcttgatCAAATCTCATTCCCTCAAATGAAGATTCAGTGTGATGTATGTGAAAAGGATGAAGCATCACTTTTCTGTGTGGCTGACGAGGCGGCCCTCTGCACCGCCTGCGACCACCGTGTCCACCATGCCAACAAGCTCGCCGGGAAACACCAGCGCTTCTCCCTCCACTACCCCTCATCTAAACAAGCCCCCCTCTGCGACATCTGCCAGGTATTGGTCATTTCTACACGTTTATTCACACTGCTTATGATGATGTTGTGTCTCAGTGGATCAGTTTACTTCAACAGGAGAGAAGGGCGTTCTTGTTTTGTCAGCAAGACAGGGCGATTCTGTGCAGAGAGTGTGATGTTCCCATACACAAGGCCAATCAGCATACTCAGAAGCACGCAAGATTTCTGCTAACGGGAGTCAAACTCTCTGCAATTGCTGCGCTTTACTCTGCATCACAGTCCTCGGCGGAATCTGGTTCCTCTACTTTGACTAACAATAATGTTTGCGATGCTGCTTCAAATTTCAAGTCCCAAGAATCAAAGAACAAGCCAGCTCCTCCAATAGGCCCCCCAATGTGTGCACCTTCTACTGCAAAGGGTACAACAGGGCAAAGCACGCAAGCAGCAGGAGGACAAGAATCCTCATGTGCGAGAAGTGGTAATGTTGAGATGATGAATGAAGGGAACTTGAACGGGTCAATCTCAGCGAGTAGCATTTCGGAGTACTTGATAGAAATGTTACCAGGGTGGCATGTTGAGGACTTTCTTGATTCCTCGTCTAATCCTTCTCCTTCTCCCTATGGTTTCTGTAAGGTTTGCAGTTCTGCTCCTTAATTTTCATCTACGTACATCTGCTGCTCAAAATTCTAAGTCAGAGAGAGAAACTGAGttaatcttttgattttattacagAGTGGAGAGAGTGATTTGCTGCAAATCTGGGATGCTGATCTTGCGAGCAGCAATATGAGTGGTTTCCCCACAGAAAAAGTGGGATCTTGGGTCCCTCAGATGCATCAAACACAGATCAATCAGTCATATCAATCTACAGAAATGATGGGTTTTGGGACGACAAATGGATTCCGGCAGCAGTCCAAGGAATTCACCGCCAACAACGTGAAACCTAGCAGAATAAGAAATGAAGACAACTCTTTCGCTGTCCCACAGATCAGGCCGTCTTCAGCTGCCTCCAAGAGATCAAGAACTCTTTGGTAGTCCCATCAGGAGTATAAAATCTCATCATAACTGATCTGGAACTCATATACAATTCTTCTTGATTTCTTGGAGtagtttcttttctatttttttgtttttttgtttttttttttggaaaatctTTATCAATTTGTGCTGCAAAGGAACTACGTAGTCTCCATGTAGTTTGCTTGTTGCACGAATCTTTTTGTCTGTAAATATCTAAATCAAGGGAAGTATGTTTGATTCCCACATTGAATCTGGTAAGAGAAGCAGAGCAGGAACCACTTTTTCTCCTTCCCTCGTATGTTTGGTCATATTACATGCGAGAAAATTCAGAATGTTTGAATTTGGACTGGAACTGCGGAAGTGACAGTTCAAAAGGCAGTCATAGTCATGTACGATGCATCCCttcatgtttttcttcttttgggcGCTAACTACTCAGAGGAATACAGTACCAGTTGGTACTTCTGAGAATGTCACTTCACAGAAAGTTTGAAGGTCTTTCTGATTGCTTCAGGTATCGACACTAGGAAATTTGGATCATGTTGTGTTTAATGTTTATGTACAAGTTAAAATGTCTGATTCTTGGGGACAAGATATTCCATCCAATCTTAAACTCTTTTCTCAACAACATCAAACACTAATTTACATTTCATCCTCATTCAAGACTAGTAGGTTCTTTACATATGCGATCCAAGTTGTTTCCTATTGGGTGGCTTCCTTCGAATTACCcctaatttgaaaaaaaaatagttcgGATTTACAATATTACCAAAATCGTTGGGACAGATCCCATAAAGATAATCTaataaagttatttaaaaatactgaacgtaataaataaatatcgaATTTGACTTGTATACTGAATATTCATGAATTTGGTACATTGTGCTATCATTGCGTGGCTTCCTTGGAGATGCCTTGTGCCGGGCCCATCAGGGCCATTGCCTTGGGTCATACTCATACCCAATTTAGGTGGAGTCGGGGAAAAATCGTGGAGGGTCTTGGcctatttgaatattattaattttgttaatttaaggTTTATCTCTGTTCAAAATCACTCTTGCCCACATCATCATCTCATGTATGTACTTTTGCCAAAAGtctttaatttatcaactggAATCATTACACTTAAAAATGTGGTTTTAATCCAAATACAGAATTAGGCAATCAACAACACAAGAAGAATCAAAAACGGAAATGAAAGCAACCAAGTTCTGATCTAACAAATTTGGGACCTGCACTCACCCAAGACAAAAGTGAAGAATCTCTGACGGGGTGTTCTAAAGTCTTTATCATTGATTAATTATctcttaattacaaattt from Sesamum indicum cultivar Zhongzhi No. 13 linkage group LG3, S_indicum_v1.0, whole genome shotgun sequence harbors:
- the LOC105159576 gene encoding B-box zinc finger protein 20 — its product is MKIQCDVCEKDEASLFCVADEAALCTACDHRVHHANKLAGKHQRFSLHYPSSKQAPLCDICQERRAFLFCQQDRAILCRECDVPIHKANQHTQKHARFLLTGVKLSAIAALYSASQSSAESGSSTLTNNNVCDAASNFKSQESKNKPAPPIGPPMCAPSTAKGTTGQSTQAAGGQESSCARSGNVEMMNEGNLNGSISASSISEYLIEMLPGWHVEDFLDSSSNPSPSPYGFCKSGESDLLQIWDADLASSNMSGFPTEKVGSWVPQMHQTQINQSYQSTEMMGFGTTNGFRQQSKEFTANNVKPSRIRNEDNSFAVPQIRPSSAASKRSRTLW
- the LOC105159317 gene encoding floral homeotic protein DEFICIENS; translation: MARGKIQIKKIENQTNRQVTYSKRRNGLFKKAHELTVLCDAKVSILMISSTQKLHEYISPTITTKQLFDQYQTAATVDLWNSHYEKMQQHLKKLKEVNRNLRREIRQRMGESLNDLGYGEMVNLIEDMDNSLRLIRDRKYKVIGNQIDTSKKKLRNVEEIHRNLALEFDARQEDPQYGLVENEGDYNSVLGFPNGGPRIIALRLPPNHHPHHHHHPTLHSGGGASDLTTFALLE